One genomic region from Lathamus discolor isolate bLatDis1 chromosome 21, bLatDis1.hap1, whole genome shotgun sequence encodes:
- the LOC136024526 gene encoding epidermal growth factor receptor substrate 15-like 1 isoform X9 produces the protein MAALIPLGQQFTGNPLYETYYKQVDPAYTGRVGASEAALFLKKSGLSDIILGKIWDLADPEGKGYLDKQGFYVALRLVACAQNGRDVNLSSLNLTVPPPKFHDTSSPLLMTPPSTETHWAVRVEEKAKFDGIFESLLPVNGLLSGDKVKPVLMNSKLPLDILGRVWDLSDIDKDGHLDKDEFAVAMHLVYRALEKEPVPSLLPPSLIPPSKRKKTPVFPGSVPVLPPSPPPKDSLRSTPSHGSVNSLDSTGSSSPKPSIKQAQPSMNWVVPVSEKVRYDDIFLKTDTDMDGFVSGQEVKDIFMHSGLSQNLLAHIWALADTREMGKLSKDQFALAMYLIQQKVSKGIDPPQVLSPEMIPPSERNTPIQDSSSSVGSGEFTGVKELDDISQEIAQLQREKYSLEQDIREKEESIRQKTNEVQELQNDLDRETSNLQELEAQKQDAQDRLDEMDQQKAKLKDMLNDVRQKCQEETQVISSLKMQIQSQESDLKLQEDDLNRAKAELNRLQQEETQLEQSIQAGKVQLETIIKSLKSTQEEINQARSKLSQLQESHQEVNKSIEEYNEALNGIHGGSLTNLADISEGLGQTERNNYGAMVKV, from the exons ATGGCGGCGCTCATCCCCCTCGGCCAGCAG tttaCTGGGAATCCATTATATGAAACTTACTACAAACAGGTAG ATCCAGCATATACAGGCAGAGTTGGGGCAAGTGAAGCTGCGCTGTTCCTGAAAAAATCCGGTCTCTCTGATATTATCCTTGGGAAA ATATGGGATTTGGCTGACCCAGAGGGTAAAGGATACTTGGATAAACAG GGTTTCTATGTTGCATTGCGCCTTGTAGCATGTGCACAGAATGGCCGTGATGTTAACCTGAGCAGTCTCAACTTAACTGTGCCACCTCCTAAATTT CACGACACTAGCAGTCCTTTGCTGATGACCCCACCTTCAACAGAGACTCACTGGGCTGTTAGG gtggaagaaaaagcaaagtttgaTGGTATTTTTGAAAGCCTTTTGCCAGTAAATGGTTTACTTTCAGGAGACAAAGTAAAACCAGTACTGATGAATTCAAAGCTACCTCTTGATATCCTAGGAAGG GTCTGGGACCTCAGTGATATTGATAAAGATGGTCACCTGGACAAGGATGAATTCGCTGTG GCAATGCATTTGGTATATAGAGCTCTCGAGAAAGAGCCAGTTCCTTCACTATTACCCCCTTCTCTCATACCACcttctaaaagaaagaagacacCCGTCTTTCCTGGTTCTGTTCCTGTTCTTCCTCCAAGTCCTCCACCAAAAGACAGCCTCCGCTCTACCCCATCTCATGGCAGTGTCAACAGTCTGGACAGCACGGGGAGTTCATCTCCCAAGCCCAGCATTAAGCAAGCACAG CCCTCTATGAATTGGGTGGTACCAGTGTCTGAAAAGGTGCGATACGATGACATCTTCTTAAAAACAGACACAGACATGGATGGGTTTGTGAGTGGCCAAGAAGTAAAGGACATTTTTATGCATTCAGGTCTCTCTCAGAATCTCCTAGCACATATATG GGCTTTGGCAGACACAAGAGAGATGGGAAAGCTGAGCAAAGATCAGTTTGCATTAGCAATGTATCTCATCCAACAGAAGGTCAGTAAAGGGATTGATCCTCCACAAGTGTTGTCCCCAGAGATGATCCCTCCCTCAGAGAGGAACACTCCCATACAG GATAGTTCAAGTTCTGTTGGATCAGGTGAATTTACAGGCGTGAAGGAGCTGGATGATATTAGTCAAGAAATTGCTCAGCTGCAGAG agaaaaatactcATTAGAGCAGGACattagggaaaaagaagaatcaaTCAGACAGAAAACCAACGAAGTCCAG GAACTCCAAAATGATTTAGACAGGGAGACGAGTAACttgcaggagctggaggctcAGAAGCAAGATGCTCAAGACCGCCTGGATGAAATGGACCAGCAGAAAGCCAAACTAAAAGATATGCTGAATGATGTAAGGCAGAAATGCCAGGAAGAAACGCAGGTG atttcaTCACTAAAAATGCAGATTCAATCTCAGGAATCAGATCTAAAATTACAGGAAGATGACCTTAATagagcaaaagcagagctgaatCGCCTCCAGCAAGAAGAGACTCAGCTAGAGCAGAGTATCCAGGCTGGAAAAGTGCAGCTTGAAACAATAATCAAATCTTTAAAATCaacacaggaagaaataaaCCAG GCAAGAAGTAAACTTTCTCAACTTCAAGAGAGTCATCAAGAAGTCAATAAGAGTATAGAAGAATATAATGAAGCTCTCAATGGGATTCATGGTGGCAGCCTGACGAATTTGGCAGACATAAGTGAAGGCCTTGGgcagacagaaagaaacaattATGGAGCTATGGTAAAAGTATAA